In Cryptomeria japonica chromosome 1, Sugi_1.0, whole genome shotgun sequence, the sequence CTTGCATATTATATTGTACTCTTATATGTACTAATAATCATTAGGTTGAGGCCCAACAAAAAATGGTGAATTATCTATAACATACCTACTTGGCCGCTAGCTGCTCTATCAAACTCCATAGTCTATGTTCTAGATCATTTTCCCTTTGTGCTAGATAAATAAACAAAAAGGGATTATTTCTACATAAACATTCTTAAAAAGAATTTTCATTCTTCACATCTTATAAAACTTTGACAAATATAAAATATTTGACATGAATCAAATCCATATAAGATAACATGACATTCTTTAGGCCAAAATGATTTATAGGTGACTAATAAAGAACAACcttgttatcatttacaagcataCCTGCTGATAGCTGAGGAGATAAATTATGTTGCAAAATGTTCCACTTTTTCTCTAGTTCTATCAACTTAGTAAGCTATGTTTTAGTATATATCCTAAAGTATGTTAAACATTCTATCCCCACACATTTAAACTCATTCAAGATGGTGGGAGCTGGGGcaatttatttagaaataaatgtGGGCACATTTTAGCAATGAAAAATCCGACAGACTTGgcatgaaatcaaagtttatgattTCTGACATGTGAGCAAAGTTCTTGACATGAGAACTCTTAAAtccaaaaagcatcaaacaaacCCATTCATTAAGCCCACGAATAATACTCAAAATATAATTTTTGCACCTATTTCTAGTGAAGGTTTAATCCAAGTTCTATTTCAGCCTGCCTGTCATATGGCATGCCCAATTTAAAGGGTTGGGAAGCGGCTGATTTCAGGTGATGCTAAGCAAACTTAATTACACTTTTCCACATTTATTGTTGTTCGTTCAATGCATAGTTGGCTTAATAAATACACCTCTTGTCACTTGAATTATTCCTATTCCCATGTTAGGAGTTAGCACAATAATTGTCTTGCAAACGTGCTTCACAATGAACTACCACTTTACATTTCAGATGTAGCACCTACACTGTCAGACTTTGAATTTCAATACCGACGAAAACATATCTTTGTGAATGTGATGGGAATTCCCACCTATAATAGCCTATCagctaaatatatatatgtattgtcTCAATACCCAATTttaaatttctatttattttttattatattttgaaaaaaaaagatttcATAGTAGAAATGCTGATGTCTTATTAAGAATATGTCCACCCACCACAGTGAATGCAATCTTTgaccaaaataataaacaatcaaAAAATCCAAGCAACGTGCTTTTTATTtcctattatttattatttttaattttttaattaattcttcttctgGAAGAATGTGCAGCCTGTATGCTGGATAAGAGCCGGCACGGACGCTCATTTCAAGTCAGCTCTTAATTCCCTCACGTGCTACATCGCTCTGGACAAAATCGGGTGGAAGCCCGGAAAATTAGATACCGTGTTCTTCAAATCAAAATCGAGAATAAGCCCGGAAACTTGACATTGTGGCTTGCAATTGCTGGCGGGCGGTGAATCGGGAGCTAGAGAGGCCAAACAGTgtgcttcaaaattcaattttttattacAAAATCTGGGTGTTTGGATTACAGGATGTGTTTCCGTGTAGGAATCTGGGAAACAagacataaaataatataaattcatTGATCCTTGAAAAGATAAGACTTGGAAGATCCTTGAAAAGTCGGGTTTTGGCGCAGTAGCTTCCAGGTCGGACCAGTGAAGGTGGCGTAGTGGCAGTCCTCCATTGGGTATGATCGGTTTCCGTGTGACCCGTATTATTGGACACTCATCAATCCACGTTGGAAAGCGTAATGGGGAAgaagttttgagaatgacccatttggcggttgtACCGGGCGCCAACAATAAAGCCCTAAGCCCTCAGTGGGTCTAGTAAGCATGGCGACAGAGGAGGAACAGAGCCCCCACCTTCAACTGCCTCCGGGCTTTAGATTTCATCCTACTGATGAAGAGCTGGTGACCCATTACCTGAGGAAGAAGATCTCATCTTCTCCTCTGCCTGTCTCCATTATAACAGATGTCAATCTCTATAAGTTTGAGCCCTGGGATTTGCCAGGCGAGTAATGGTGTCTACATTCTAGTTCCTTTGTATTCATGTTTTCTGTGATTGATGTTGTTTGATGCTGTTTTTGGATTCGACCTTTTGATGCTGTTGTTCTGTTCAAGATTTTTCATCATTAATGTGATTGATGTTGTTTGTGTGTGGATCAtgttttgtgatccatcatcagaatactCAGAGTTGTAGGAGGCCATTTTAATAGAGAGCTGCAGTATGTAGTAGTCTATTTTAATAAAGAGCTGTCATATTTGTAGAAGTCTAAATTAATGGAAAGCTATTTATATTTTAAGTTCTAGTTGTTTTTTGTGATCACTGTTGCTTCTGAATTAGATTATGTAAGAGttttttgtatcaacatttcaTGTCACATTCTGTGATCCTTCATAAGGATAATAGAGTTGTAAGAGTCCATGATGATAGAGAGCTGCTCTTTCTGAATAAAATGGATTCTTACAGCTCTCTATGATCCTAATGATGGATTACAGTGTGATTTGAATCTCttacacaatctaatctagaatcCATAGTGATCAACATTGCAGATCATACTCTGTGATTCTCATCAGAGTAGTACAGAGTTGTAGGAGTCCATTCTAATAAAGCTGTTGTCTCTAAATGAAATGGATTCTTACAACTTTATAATGATAAGTAGGAGTGTGATCGAAAACATTAATTCAAAAAACTTTTAGATCACctttcatgatccatcatcagattAATGAATTATAGGAATCCATTTTAACAAAGAGCTGTTGTCTGTAGATAAAATGCACTCCTACAACTCTGTAATGATGCTCATGAGATGTGAATACATAAACTTTTCACACAATTTAATTCAGAAATAACAGCAACGAACACTATGGAATATGAAAATCTGATTTGATATCattgattaatattttttttttccttaattaTGATTTTGTAATGGAATTACAGATGGATGTTTGGTTTTCAGGTCTGGCGAAGTTCGGCGAGCAGGAGTGGTACTTCTTCAGCCCAAGAGAACGGAAGTACCCAAACGGCACCCGCCCAAACAGAACAGCGGGCTGTGGGTACTGGAAGGCCACAGGTATTGACAAGCCCGTGTTCTTATCAGGAAGCTCTCTTCAAGTGGGGGTGAAGAAAGCTCTGGTGTTCTACAAAGGCAAACCCCCCAGGGGCATCAAAACCAAGTGGATTATGCATGAGTAccgcctcaccgactccacctggtCCGGGTCTGCTTCAGTAAGGAGAAAACGGTCCAAGCTGGTAAGTAATGGCGAGGTTGAGATTTTTAGTAATTCTGTTTATACCCATTTGGGTTTACCCAACTGACATATACCCATTTGGGTACCCAACTGACGTACTTCTTGTCTGTTTTAGTTGGATGAATGGATGCTCTGTCGGGTATTCAAAAGAGGGAGTCATTTGCCCAGAGCAAGGGAAGCAGGGGAAGCTATGGAATTTTCTACCCAACAGAAGTTACAGGAGCTGCCGCTCACACCCACTTTTGAGTCGTTTCATGGGCGGATGCAGAACCAAGAGAACGAGGACTTTCTTCTTCTTGACAACCCATCTGATGCAGGGGATGCTCTGCCCCTGGCTGCTCAGGCTATTCCCACAGATTTGATATCCAACAAACTAAAGAgaaatctatcatttgtttttgatGATCTCTACTCTCTCAACAATAACACTTCCTCTGTTTTCCAATCCTTCAGCCCCTTGGATATTAGCGTGGATGATTTCCATCAAATCCATTCACTGCCCTTCACTGAAAACAGGCCGTGGAGCACCGAAACCGCCTGGTTATCTTAGCCTTCTTCCATGGTGGCTGAGAAGAATGAGaatgtggagtgaaggagaatgaCCCAATATCAACAATTGGTTCAAACTGTAAACTTTATATAAGGAATTCGACTCAAGGATTCCTGGTCCAAGTTTGATTTCATATATCCGGGCAGATGAGAAATTTCAGTGCTTTCCTCTGAAACCCTGTTTCATGTCCTTGAACTCCAAACCAGGCCTGGAAATTTTTTAAGCCATTCATTTTAAGACTAAAATAGTGACCAAAACTTTGCATTCAATAATAATGGTAGATAAAGGGGggaaatttaaaatattgtaatggtgaaatttatatatttatgtcaatttttatttaattttggatTATTTTGGTGGACTttcttaatataataataatatatgaaCATGCAATATATTCTTGTGTTATGTTTGATTCACTTTTAAATCTTTATTTAGTCTTCTTTGGTATCTATTCATTTTTATCTATATACACCTAGTTTTATCTTGTCTTGAATTGTATACATATACGAATATTCGTCATTAGTATCCATTTATTACATCCATGCTCACACACATATCATAAGGATGTGTGATTGTGACATGTGATTGATCCCACACATGCATGAGAATGATATGTGAATATGTGATTTGAAAGGTGAGAGATCTCACACATGTGTAAGAGTGTAAGATGGAGGGTGTAGATCTTTTTAGAAAAATGAAtagatagaaagaaagaaagattcttttatagtccacgatgtTGGGTGATCTGTCTATGGGTCTATAGATGGCTTATAGAAATATGAGACTACCCCATACTCCTTGCaagacctctctttcaagagcacaaattcttCACCACTAGTACTTAATTAGTTTTACTCAACCAATGACTTATGCAGAAAAATggggaattaaataaatagtttatatTTATTTGACTTTTGGAGGATAAGGATATGAAAGGTGAACTTGACCAAAAAAATGTGTTTATTTAATTAAGGGTAAACTATACAAGAAATGTAATAaaagattaattatttaaataaatgattggaatttatttaattattgttaggAAGACAATTGGGAATGTCAATTAAATAAGTGGCTTTATTCATTTAACATTGGAATAAGATCAAATTAAATGTAGTTAGGATGTGCACGATTTAGCTATCTACGATGTTCTCTTTGAGATGTTGTCATGAGTAAATGAAAGAAATTTATTTCAAAGAAGAACAAAATATAGCGTCTTTGGAAGAGATAGACTAGTGATAGGATACCTTACGTTTGGAAAGGATGGGAGTGATAATGAACAAGGATGTAGGTGTGCCCCCTCAAGAGGAAAGGTGAGTTTGAAGAAAATGAGTGGGCTCTTAAAATAGATAGAGGGATTGGAAGATAACAAATATCTAGAAGGATATGAAAGGATGAAAACATCAAGATAAGAAGGTGGATTAAGAGATGGAGGAGAGGGAGTGGCAAGGTGATGTAGGGAATATTTGTGTTGGGTCGATTGAGAAATCTTTATTGGCTATAGCACTTGACAAATTACATAGCCAGATATAAGGACCAAGGTGATGATATGTTAAGTGCATAATATCATATGACACCATGCTGTCATTGTAGCGATATGCTACTATGAGCGTTATGGATGCAAACAAACAATAATACACATAAGAAAGAAAGCAAGCATGTACAATTTATGCAAAGACAAAGAAAAATGTTGCCCAAAGTGAAGCTAAAAATTAAttgattactgatgatgatgatgatagttttGTTGACAATGAGAATAATGCACAAGGATTGGGATACATATATCCCACTAATAGTGAGTAAAATGGATACACATTTCGAAGAAAAAAAATTGTGTTGACATCTAACACATCATTTTTGTTGACAATGAGAATAATGCACAAGGATTGGGATAAATATATCCCAATAATAATGAGTAGAATGGATACATATTTCGAAGAAAAAAAATTGTGTTGACATCTAACACATCATTTCACCATCATTAATTCCTAAATTAACTATCTattttaatttattctattttctataatttattttaatattttaattatcaaTCTCAACTAAACAtgaaatttaaaattaaccattaccATCAAATTAAAAATCATTGAACACTATAAAGGTTATTACTTGACTTTATATTTTATTCATAGGTCTATGATCTCTTTGCTAGTTGCCATAGACCAAAATATGTACATAAAATCATTTCAAAATAAATAACTTATTTCTAATAGCTAATGTATTTAAAGATGACACATTTAATGCTCAGTCTTCTACTATAATTAATCATTTGAGCTATACACATTATATACTAATAACCACATTCAAAATAAATAACTTACAATAAATATATTGGCAATGGGTAAGGTGTGTAAGGGTGATATAACATTATGACCAAACAAGGATGAGTTAGAAGCTATAAGAGAGAAGGTTTCACATTATGATGGGAGATTAGTTATGGAAAGAAATAACAAATGGTTTATTGCAAATGGGTGTGGTATATTTAATACATAGGTACCCTTGCTTCAAATTTCTTCGTCATCTCCCGTGAAGTTAGATTTTTAGGTTTATCCCACCAATATGGCATAAACATCTAATGATAGAAAAGGCaagaagaaaaatacaaagatgctTATGGAA encodes:
- the LOC131064214 gene encoding NAC transcription factor 32, encoding MATEEEQSPHLQLPPGFRFHPTDEELVTHYLRKKISSSPLPVSIITDVNLYKFEPWDLPGLAKFGEQEWYFFSPRERKYPNGTRPNRTAGCGYWKATGIDKPVFLSGSSLQVGVKKALVFYKGKPPRGIKTKWIMHEYRLTDSTWSGSASVRRKRSKLLDEWMLCRVFKRGSHLPRAREAGEAMEFSTQQKLQELPLTPTFESFHGRMQNQENEDFLLLDNPSDAGDALPLAAQAIPTDLISNKLKRNLSFVFDDLYSLNNNTSSVFQSFSPLDISVDDFHQIHSLPFTENRPWSTETAWLS